One Hevea brasiliensis isolate MT/VB/25A 57/8 chromosome 6, ASM3005281v1, whole genome shotgun sequence genomic window, ttgtgtgtgaATTCTGGGTTCGTCTTTCTCTTTAAGTGTGGGGCCTCTTTTCTTCATctttgaaaattgatcaaatGGACTCTTGGGATGATTTTTCTCCCTGTTAATTTCAGGTCTTTTCGATATCAATAATAGATTGTCAGCTGAATGATTAGGGAATGCTAAATTCGATTCTTGCTGAAATGGGTTGAAATGATCAATAGCTTAAAGTTTAATATTTCTGTCTTTCTCAATATTGTCTCTCTCAAGAAGAGGCATTTCTACTTCTGGTTCGTTGGTTTGGAGTTTATGTTGGTGGTGTTGATGTTATATTAATGGCCCCTTTGTttttgcttttattttttttttcttttaatgttTGGTAAAATCCAACCCATCGTCCAAAACCCTCCTTTGGGTGTTCAATATTTTGTCCTTAGCATGTTCTTTGTTTGCTTTCAAATTTGATGGCTTTGGCTTTTCTATAATGCCCTTATATAtaaatctgttttttttttttttttttaaatttggctTTTTCTCTCCATTTGCCTTACCTTAGGATTTTTTTTTGTTACTTATTACCTTTATCATGCATTTTTAACATTTTCTTGTTTGTGCTTTCGTTTGTGTCAACAGGACAATTGAAAGTAAAGCCATTTGCAAATGTAAAGAAAGAGGAGACTTCTAATGATGATCAATTATCATTGGATGTAAAGAATTCAGATTTGATGGATGAAGTTTCTAAGGGTGCGAGAAATAATGGGAAGCTCGCCCAAACATTTACCTTCGAGGAACTTGCAGCCGCAACAGGCAATTTCCTGTCAGATTGTTTCTTGGGTGGAGGAGGTTTTGGCAAAGTTTACAAGGGGCACTTGGATAGAATCAACCAGGTCATTACAAATCAGCTCATTGataccaaaataaaaaaaatgccaTAGCTATATGCCATGATCGATAATCAGCTCAATATAGTAGATACTATACAATATTGGGTGCCCTTTTAATATTCTCTCAAAGCATTTGCTGTAAAGTTCCTTTTACAGTCTATCTACATGCATGATTTGCTTTTAATTAGTGTTAAGAGTTGAATTATGCTCTTTTATTTGATATAGGTAGTTGCTATTAAGCAACTTGATCGAAATGGCCTTCAAGGGACTAGGGAGTTCGTAATTGAGGTATTAACATTAAGTCTAGCAGATCATCCCAATCTTGTCAAGTTGATTGGATACTGTGCTGAGGGGGATCAGAGGCTACTGGTGTATGAGTACATGCCATTAGGATCCCTAGAAAACCATTTGCATGGTATGTAAGTCACCTTACCATCTCATCCTTGTGTTGATTGCTCATTTCTTACCTTAccattttctattttattttcttttaatatttttccttTTGCAGATCTTCCACCTAATAGGCAACCACTTGATTGGAACACAAGAATGAAAATAGCTGCTGGTGCAGCAAAGGGCTTAGAGTACTTACACAAAAAAATGAAACCTCCTGTTATATATCGTGATCTGAAATGCTCAAACATTTTGCTTGGTGAGGGCTACGATCCAAAGCTATCTGATTTTGGCTTGGCCAAAGTGGGACCCAGTGGGGATAAGACCCATGTTTCTACAAGGGTTATGGGCACATATGGATATTGTGCTCCCGACTATGCAATGACAGGTCAACTGACATTTAAATCAGATATTTATAGCTTTGGGGTAGTTCTTTTGGAGCTCGTCACAGGCAGGAAAGCAATTGATCAAACTAGGGATCGTAGTGAGCAGAATCTTGTTGCTTGGGTAAGAGAGTTTCTGGCTCATTATTTATACTAGTCTAAGGTCTTTGTTGTACTAGGTGAAATTTTGTGGTACGTGATTAAACGTCACCAGCATCATAGCAGTCAGTCAAAAGATCAACCCTTGAAATATCAATTTTCAAGTCCATATGGGTGTCCTACAATTGAGTGGCCCAGTTATGTGATAAAATTTATGTGCAGTTGGTTGATTCAAAATGGTTCTACTTGTTAACTGGTTCCTTTCTGATGACCTCCAACTGTGTTGAAAGTAGCTGactgatttttattttttcagtTGTGGTTGCTTTTCTGTCTTATGTTAGTAATATTTTTTGACTTCCATTATAAACTACTGAACCTGATCATTCTATGAGTAGATAATGATAGAGCATCTTTACAATGTGCCATGCATAGTAATTTTTTTCAAAAGTAAGATCTTTTACTTTGTTACTTTGTTTCCATAGTCTGTTGCTTTACAATTTTTTCATGTTTATTCATGAATCTgtaattttacatttaaaatgatattttgtTATAGAAAGCTTTTAAAAAGGTTATAGGCTAAGAGTTCATGGAAATGTAGATTTTCATGGAGTTTGAGAAGATTGTTAATTCTTTTTCCTGATAATTTAGATCTGTTGGCTAGTGGAGGGTCTGTTCTGGAATTATCTGATTAAGAATTGAAGTAGATACAAAGGAATTATAATTAACTGAGAGTAGCATCACTGATGAGGCTTATGAAATCTATTGGATTCTTTGCAGGCACGACCTATGTTCAAAGACCGGAAGAATTTTTCACGCATGGTTGACCCTTTACTTCAAGGTCTGTATCCTGTGAGAGGATTGTACCAAGCTCTAGCAATTGCTGCAATGTGTGTTCAGGAGCAGCCTAATATGCGGCCTGATGTATCGGATGTGGTTATGGCTCTGAATTTTCTGGCTACCCAAAAATATGATCCCCAAGTAGATCCAGTACAAGGCTCTCACTCATAAGACATCATCTCGTTCTGGACTGAAGAAAGATAATGATAGAAGTACGGGCAATGTTTCTCCAGAGGCTAATGGGGGCAACCAATAAAATGGTTGATAGCTTTTTAGTGTTTATATACAAGGTTCTTGGTATCAATTTTGTATCATGGAGATAGCAGGCAATAGTTCCATCCTTGGACCTCTTATACAGGAAATttctgccttttttttttttttttccctcttctGGTGTACATGTGAGGTGGGATTCTAGTATCTTTAGGAACCATTTCGAAAATCAATAGACTAGCCTTGATTATTCATAGCAACAAGTCCCCTTTTCTGGTTCTTGATATTTTCCATCCTCTTGCCTGGTGTTTAAAATTTTCCTTTGTTATTCTGTATGTTAAGCATGATATGCCCGTCCAAATGGGAAAATTCTTCCAATTTTAGCATGAGAACAACAGCCTTTTGCCATGGGACTTTTGGCTTGGGTACTTTGAAAATCATACTTTTGGTGCTTCTTGTTAATACACCATAGACACCAAACATCAATATATGTTACAATCTCACACGGCCACATTGCTAAGGAACATTCTTGTGAGTGGGTGAGTTTTACCTGGGTGTCTGTTCTCACGTGATGCAATTTTAGCGACGTGCTACTCAATAGTTTATATCAATTGGTATTAGATGGTGGAGCTCAATAGTTCATAACAGTATATTTGATCTAAACGTTCTTAGATAGATGAAGAATTGAAGGATTAATAATCCgaactc contains:
- the LOC110654456 gene encoding probable serine/threonine-protein kinase PBL5, which codes for MGCFRCTGQSSKRSERSNSNSIKRNDQTRPASGQLKVKPFANVKKEETSNDDQLSLDVKNSDLMDEVSKGARNNGKLAQTFTFEELAAATGNFLSDCFLGGGGFGKVYKGHLDRINQVVAIKQLDRNGLQGTREFVIEVLTLSLADHPNLVKLIGYCAEGDQRLLVYEYMPLGSLENHLHDLPPNRQPLDWNTRMKIAAGAAKGLEYLHKKMKPPVIYRDLKCSNILLGEGYDPKLSDFGLAKVGPSGDKTHVSTRVMGTYGYCAPDYAMTGQLTFKSDIYSFGVVLLELVTGRKAIDQTRDRSEQNLVAWARPMFKDRKNFSRMVDPLLQGLYPVRGLYQALAIAAMCVQEQPNMRPDVSDVVMALNFLATQKYDPQVDPVQGSHS